The Roseibium sp. Sym1 nucleotide sequence GTGGCCAGCCAGGAAGAGCGTGCGAAAATGTCGGCCCAGGGCAGAGAGAACCTCCGGCTCTCCGAGGCCGAATTGCGGGAAGGCATCGACGACGATTTCAAGGAGGTGCTCGACACGCTGTCGCGGACGTTCGGCTACCTGTCCCACACCAAGCGCGGCCGCGGCACACACACCTATGGCGCCGCGGGCCGGGGACGGGCCCGGTTCATTGTGCCGGAGGGGTTTCCGGAGAACGATTTCTTTGTTGCAGGCCGGACCCTGCCGGTCGTCCTGCGGCACTCCTCGCCCGGAGCCAGGGAGGACGATCGTGCCCGCGACGGCGTCGCCGCGTCGCTCAAGTTCTTCGACGAGGACAAAGGATACGAGGGGCCGGGTGTGCTGGATATTCTCATGAATGCGGGGCGCCAGCTCTTCGTGCGCACCATCCGGGATTTCAGCACCTTCGTTCATGCCAGCGCGGAGCAGCGCAAGGACCTGGTCAAACAGGGCATCATGATGGAGCCGGAACTGATCGAGGCCTACCGGATCCGCGGTTCGTTCCTGAACAGCCGCTACCACACCTGGCAGTGTTTCGAGTTCCATGACCGGAGCGGTGTGCGCTCCTACATCCGGTTCCGGCTCATTCCGGGAGATCGCGGTCCGGAGCGTGGTTTGCCGCGCAAGGACTTTCGCGCAAACGGGGCGCCTTCGATGGACCCGCTGCCCGATGATCCCCGGGCCCCCGATTTTCTCCGCCAGGACTGGATCTACCAGGTGCAGAATTCCGAGGTCCGCTATGTCCTTCAAGGACAGGTGCATCCTGAGCCCGAAGACGTCCATCCCCATCACGAGGTGCTGAACCCGGCCCGCGCCTGGAACGAGGGCCAGTTTCCCTGGCTGGACCTGTGCGAGATCGAGATCGACGAACCGATCCTCGACAACGAGGTGGTGAGCCGGCTCGACATGAACCCGAACCGAAGCCCGCACTGCATCCGCATCCCGCTGGCCACGTCGCCGGACCAGTATGCCTCGCTCGGGCATGCCCGTGCACTCGTCTATCCGGGCGCGCGCGCGGTGCGTGCGGCTTCGCAGCGCCCCCAGAACAACTGACCGGACCAAGCGCAGCCATTCCATCTCATCAAGCCGAGGACTGCCCCATGACAAGACCCCTTCGCGACCATCCGCCTCGCGACCAGAGCGCCGACGGGTTTACCAACCGTCTGCAAGCCTACGTCCTCAGCCACTTTCCCTGGCTTTGGAAGATCGTCATGGCGATCGGGCCGCTGCGCCGCCTCGTCAACACCTACATCATCAACAGCGCGGTGATGCGCGCGCGCTCCCGTCCGTCGCCCTACAGTTCGATGGCCGTGCACGGGGACGTCGACAAACCGATGGCGGGCTATACATCCTGGGAGTCGATGACGGACAGGGACTGGTTCAAGCGGCATCTTCCGCAGAAGGACCTCAAGGATCTGCCGCCGCTTGAGGACCTTCGTGAACTCTACGAGGTGAAAGAAGGCGAAGAAACGCTCTCGGAAGACAGCAGTGTGCTGTTTCTCTCCTTCGCGCAATGGTTCACCGACGGCTTTCTGATGACGTCGTCGGATGATTTCGTTGAAGTTGACGGCAAGCGGATTTACCAGAACCGCAAGACACATACGTCCCACCATATCGACTTCAACACGCTTTACGGGCTCAACCGTGCGCATAGCGACGCCATTCGTCTGAAGCTGGAAGAGACAGGGCGCAAGGGGCGCCTCAAATCGGAAACGGATCCCGACACCGGCGAGGAATATGCTCCCCGGTATTTCGGGGCAAACGGCAAGGTCAAGCCGGCATTCAAGGACCTGTTGCCGCCGCTGCGCCTCAAGGAATTTCTTGAAACCGTGGAACGCAACGAAGGCAAGGAGCGCGCCGACGCGATCCGGCAGCACATTTTTGCCTTCGCGGGCGAACGCGCCAACACGACCCCATACACGGCCATGCTGACGACGCTCTTCCTTCGCGAGCACAACCGGTTGTGCGGGATCCTGGAAAAGGCGCATCCGAGCTGGGACGACGAGCGGGTTTTCCAGACCGCTCGGAATATCAACATCGCATTGCTGATCAAGATCGTCGTGGAGGAATATATCAACCACATCTCGCCGTATTATTTTCAGCTCAGCGCGGATCCCTCCGTGTGCTGGAAGGCGGAGTGGAACAAGCCGAACTGGATACCGATCGAGTTCAACCTGCTTTACCGCTGGCACAGCCTGACACCCGACTATTTCAAGGTCGCGGGCAAATCCGTCGCCGGGGAGCAGTTCATCTACGACAACAGCCACCTGACAGGCATCGGGCTGGGCAAGGCCATGGAGAGCGCCAGTCAGCAAAAGGCCTGGAACATTGGGTTGATGAACACACCCGACTTTCTTGTATCCGTCGAACTGGCGTCGGTGCAGCAGGGACGCGCCAACCATCTGGCCAGCTACAACGACTACCGGGAGGCCTTCGGCTATGGCCGTGTCAAGACGTTCGAGCAGATCACGGGGGATCCCCGCAGGATCAAGGCGTTGTCGCGCCTCTACAAGGACTCGGTTGACAACGTCGAACTGTTTGTCGGCCTGTTTGCGGAAGACGTGGCGCCTCGTTCCGCCGTTCCGCCCTTGATCGGGAGAATGGTCGCGCTTGATGCCTTTTCTCAGGCGCTGACCAATCCGCTCCTGTCCCAGCATGCGTTCAACGCCGGCACGTTCTCGCAAGAGGGCATGAAAGTGATCGAAAGCACCTCGCGGCTGCAGCAGATCCTGGATCGGAACCAGCCCCAGGCGGCAGGGACGTACAAGGTCACCATGACGATCTGACAGCGCGGACCGAATTCCCTGACACCTTTCCCGATATGGCGTGCGGCGGGAAACATCTGGTGACCTCTCGTGACATCCTGCTACGCGAGGCTTCTCCCGACTCTCTCTATGCCGACCTGATTTCGTAACCGAATTGTGCGGCGCTTTCCGTCAGCATCTCCCAGAGCGAGGCCGCGAAGCTGCGGGGCAGGAGGAGGTTGAAGCCTTCATCGTCGGGCCAGAGCGTGACGCCGATGTGGTGAAAGGCCGTGGAGGCGCTGGAGCCGGGCGGAAAGGCCCTGTCCGACAGGTCGAGCGGCAGGAAGCGGTTGAGCAGACCGGCGGCATCGGCGCCGCTCAAGGTTACCCACGTTCTGGACGATGACAGGTCCAGAACGGCGCCGTCCCCCGCGGTCAGGGAGAGCTGGGAAGACGGTGCCTGCCGGCTGATCAGCCACCATTTCAACGGTTCGATACGCAACAGGGTTCCGTTCGCCCCGGCCGTCGCTTGTCCCGGGCCCGGCGCTTCGCCGCAACCGGCCAGACGGGCGGCCTCCTTGCCGACCGACCGCAGGCTCTCCGGCCAGGCGGACACCTGGACGAGGCAAAATGAGCCGACCTCCGACAGGGTGACGCCGGTGGTGCCCTCCCGTCCGAAATGGCCGGGCACCAGATGGCCTTTCAGGGCGGATCTTGCCTTAGCCATGCATTCTCACTCCTTCCGGATCGAACATGTGGGGTGACACGATTTCCACCTCGATATCACCCGAACGGGTCGGGTCACTTGCGATCAGCGGCTTGTCTTGCCAGGCACCTGCACCTCCGGAGATGTAGCCGAGACCGATCCAGTGGCCGAGTGCGGGCGAGTGGGTGACCGCCGTGATCCAGCCATCGCCGAAGCCGGAATTTTCTCCCGGTTGGCACAGGATGGAGCCCCCCTTGAAACGCTGGCCGCGGTCCTTGGGGAAGATGCCGACCAGTTGCGGCCGGTCGCCGCGCAGGAGTTCCGGCCGCTGACG carries:
- a CDS encoding catalase, with the protein product MMSTIEPDIQAVLNIQIAMMRATQPHLRGQHFKMHGCLEAEFEVLDGIDEALRVGLFRTPSRYNAHIRFSNGAQKDDRQPDIHGMAIKLLDVPGEAALPGAADGEQDFVLADNPVFFIRTAADYVLFMKDFAQSAPRGKPPEEFIAYLMKTHPQDLAVLQGFRQQIQENPVKSRYWSQVPYAFGSAPGQAACRYRVVPSDEAEDVVAGPTHDYLRERMADRLAEGSEPVMFDFQVQIHPDADNGVIDNPTVEWDLPFVTVASITIPPQTFDTPERRSFGEKLRYSPWQSLADHRPVGQVNEIRKAVYVASQEERAKMSAQGRENLRLSEAELREGIDDDFKEVLDTLSRTFGYLSHTKRGRGTHTYGAAGRGRARFIVPEGFPENDFFVAGRTLPVVLRHSSPGAREDDRARDGVAASLKFFDEDKGYEGPGVLDILMNAGRQLFVRTIRDFSTFVHASAEQRKDLVKQGIMMEPELIEAYRIRGSFLNSRYHTWQCFEFHDRSGVRSYIRFRLIPGDRGPERGLPRKDFRANGAPSMDPLPDDPRAPDFLRQDWIYQVQNSEVRYVLQGQVHPEPEDVHPHHEVLNPARAWNEGQFPWLDLCEIEIDEPILDNEVVSRLDMNPNRSPHCIRIPLATSPDQYASLGHARALVYPGARAVRAASQRPQNN
- a CDS encoding peroxidase family protein is translated as MTRPLRDHPPRDQSADGFTNRLQAYVLSHFPWLWKIVMAIGPLRRLVNTYIINSAVMRARSRPSPYSSMAVHGDVDKPMAGYTSWESMTDRDWFKRHLPQKDLKDLPPLEDLRELYEVKEGEETLSEDSSVLFLSFAQWFTDGFLMTSSDDFVEVDGKRIYQNRKTHTSHHIDFNTLYGLNRAHSDAIRLKLEETGRKGRLKSETDPDTGEEYAPRYFGANGKVKPAFKDLLPPLRLKEFLETVERNEGKERADAIRQHIFAFAGERANTTPYTAMLTTLFLREHNRLCGILEKAHPSWDDERVFQTARNINIALLIKIVVEEYINHISPYYFQLSADPSVCWKAEWNKPNWIPIEFNLLYRWHSLTPDYFKVAGKSVAGEQFIYDNSHLTGIGLGKAMESASQQKAWNIGLMNTPDFLVSVELASVQQGRANHLASYNDYREAFGYGRVKTFEQITGDPRRIKALSRLYKDSVDNVELFVGLFAEDVAPRSAVPPLIGRMVALDAFSQALTNPLLSQHAFNAGTFSQEGMKVIESTSRLQQILDRNQPQAAGTYKVTMTI
- a CDS encoding sarcosine oxidase subunit gamma, whose protein sequence is MAKARSALKGHLVPGHFGREGTTGVTLSEVGSFCLVQVSAWPESLRSVGKEAARLAGCGEAPGPGQATAGANGTLLRIEPLKWWLISRQAPSSQLSLTAGDGAVLDLSSSRTWVTLSGADAAGLLNRFLPLDLSDRAFPPGSSASTAFHHIGVTLWPDDEGFNLLLPRSFAASLWEMLTESAAQFGYEIRSA